One region of Oreochromis aureus strain Israel breed Guangdong linkage group 19, ZZ_aureus, whole genome shotgun sequence genomic DNA includes:
- the LOC120435006 gene encoding nascent polypeptide-associated complex subunit alpha, muscle-specific form-like, with translation MLEEGEKLQASLQEALSHRHFLMACLTLDLLEKLEKDGSEALREADTLKISLSQSLKELNQRSKQKLPDNQSSDNLQGTTTSVVAPPRKSKHSSEKKTVYPVSASASVVIQSYTTSQEPQSKTVDITDEPVTNEANKPASEDPTMMHNVTEETPAVTEETEIEQLYAENKTKDEAENKQKPSSEKSPVTGKQTKVAVEKSEIIQKGKKSKSFEVSQLAEPMFPLEKVASMQSTETKDESEKYNVTSESAETPMAKCRLLPMTRKSKSTELCLALGDTELPQTRKDPQSKSSSLDFNGENKGFVTEKKKPVPVGSSTPTPNMPEKLAQTTDVEKGQFSPSTGKSKALMSSPEFPSVAQTQSKKKPENQTSPSVPEVVKEPSEQETESKKPDLHEDIDTGTAETTDENLTEVSIMDTKSGHPKVYLGLPNKDHIPTTIQHESDISFLPTTKPVETKEEPDSQRCPLSPEVATAATEITAMNKGKRSPSKRKSKSRKASSELNSTDLPETLKEFETVDPTKETKVTTLEKPDIPPTRKTSKTFVESIPTTERHPDAENEYTKKELESVKSTTPTEMATIQTEHVMVYPTKKEEESDSQRSPVSSEVPTAKEMTAVQTEKHSPPKRKSKSRKASSELISPDLPETLKEPESVGFLKEAKITTLEKPESPPTQKTSKSLVESKKIEKETEMENTALNVQVITGKIETVAVESTELLPSERKPEIPKVSLELAIKDQIPTTKEHDSETLSVSSTERSPPKRKSKSRKASSELISADLPETSKEPQPVGSTKEVKITTLEKPEAPPIRKTSKSLVKLISTTEREPDAENEYTKREIDSVKSTTPTEMVTVQTEQVTVYLTKKEEESDNQRSPVSPEVATATTEITAVNKGKLSPPKRQAKSRKASSELISTDLPETLKEPQSVGSTKEAKITTLEKPESPPTRKTSKSLVKTKETENETERENAALHLQVIARKTETVAVESTELSPSERKPEIPKVSLELAIKDQIPTQTEHDSERLSLSSTEQVTAVVLEDVSPTQTGGKSDDVEFSIAPESVPTIERQPDAENEYTKEELDNVTSTTPSEVVTVQTQHAMVELTKKEEETDSQRSPVSPEVATATTEITAMNKGKLSPPKRKSKSRKASSERFSTDLPETLKEPESVGFLKEAKITTLEKPESPPTRKSSKSLVESKKIEKETEMGNTALNVQVIAEKTETVAVESTELSPSERKPEIPKVSLELAIKDQIPTTKEHDSETLSVSSTERSPPKRKSKSRKASSELISADLPETLKEPQSVGSIKEVKITTLEKPEAPLTQKTSKSLVESEVTEKETVRENIALHLQVITRKTETIAVESTELLPSERKPEIPKVSLELAIKDQIPTQTEHDSERLSLSSTEQVTAVALEDVSPIQTGGKSDDVEFSIAPESVPTIERQPDAENEYTKEELDNVTSTTPSEVVTVQTQHAMVELTKKEEETDSQRSPVSPEVATATTEITAMNKGKLSPPKRKSKSRKASSERF, from the exons ATGTTAGAGGAAGGTGAAAAGTTGCAAGCCAGCCTACAGGAGGCACTTTCTCACCGACATTTTCTAATGGCCTGTCTGACATTGGACTTGCTTGAGAAACTAGAAAAAGATGGCTCAGAAGCTCTCAGAGAAGCAGACACACTGAAAATTTCGCTAAGTCAGAGCCTAaag GAACTTAATCAAAGAAGTAAACAAAAACTGCCTGACAACCAGTCTTCAGACAATCTGCAGGGGACAACGACCTCTGTGGTGGCACCGCCACGAAAAAGCAAGCACTCATctgagaaaaaaacagtttatcCTGTTTCAGCTTCAGCATCTGTGGTGATACAAAGCTATACTACTTCTCAAGAACCACAGTCCAAAACTGTAGATATCACAGATGAGCCTGTTACAAATGAGGCAAATAAGCCTGCTTCTGAGGATCCCACCATGATGCACAACGTCACTGAAGAGACTCCTGCTGTTactgaagaaactgaaattgAACAGCTGTATGCTGAAAATAAAACCAAGGACGAGGCAGAGAATAAGCAAAAGCCTAGTAGTGAGAAATCTCCAGTGACTGGAAAGCAAACTAAAGTGGCTGTGGAAAAAAGTGAAATCATTCAAAAAGGTAAGAAGTCCAAGAGTTTTGAGGTCTCTCAGCTTGCAGAGCCAATGTTTCCACTGGAAAAAGTTGCTAGTATGCAGTCAACGGAAACCAAAGATGAATCAGAGAAGTATAACGTAACATCAGAGTCAGCTGAAACACCTATGGCAAAATGTAGATTATTGCCTATGACGAGAAAATCAAAGAGCACAGAACTTTGCCTTGCTCTTGGTGATACTGAGTTACCTCAAACAAGGAAAGATCCTCAAAGCaaaagttcttctttggactTTAATGGCGAGAACAAAGGTTTTgttactgaaaagaaaaaacctgtACCTGTTGGGTCTTCAACTCCAACTCCAAATATGCCAGAAAAATTAGCTCAAACAACTGATGTAGAAAAAGGCCAGTTTTCACCAAGCACAGGAAAGTCAAAAGCTTTAATGAGTTCTCCAGAATTTCCTTCAGTGGCACAGACACAATCCAAGAAAAAGCCTGAAAATCAGACATCACCGTCAGTTCCGGAGGTTGTCAAAGAACCAAGTGAACAAGAAACTGAAAGTAAAAAGCCAGATTTACATGAAGATATAGATACTGGAACAGCTGAAACTACTGATGAAAACTTGACAGAGGTTTCAATAATGGACACAAAGTCAGGGCATCCAAAGGTTTATCTTGGGCTTCCTAACAAAGACCACATTCCAACTACAATACAACATGAGAGTGATATATCATTCTTGCCTACCACAAAGCCAGTTGAGACAAAGGAAGAGCCAGATAGTCAGAGATGTCCTTTATCTCCAGAGGTTGCAACTGCAGCAACAGAAATTACTGCTATGAATAAAGGAAAGCGTTCCCCATCCAAAAGAAAGTCAAAGAGTCGTAAAGCTTCCTCAGAACTTAATAGTACAGATTTGCCTGAGACTTTGAAAGAATTTGAAACTGTGGATCCCACCAAGGAAACTAAGGTTACCACTTTAGAAAAGCCTGATATCCCCCCAACAAGAAAAACTTCAAAGACTTTTGTGGAGTCAATACCTACCACAGAAAGACATCCTGATGCGGAAAATGAATATACTAAGAAAGAACTTGAGAGTGTGAAATCTACCACACCTACAGAAATGGCTACTATACAGACTGAACATGTTATGGTATATCCgacaaagaaagaggaagagtcAGACAGTCAGAGATCTCCAGTATCTTCAGAGGTTCCCACAGCAAAAGAAATGACTGCTGTCCAAACAGAAAAGCACTCACCACCCAAAAGAAAGTCAAAGAGTCGTAAAGCTTCCTCAGAACTTATTAGTCCAGATTTGCCTGAGACCTTGAAAGAACCTGAATCTGTGGGTTTCCTCAAAGAAGCTAAGATTACCACTTTGGAAAAACCTGAATCCCCCCCAACACAGAAAACTTCAAAGAGTCTTGTAGAGTCCAAGAAaatagagaaagaaacagaaatggAAAACACAGCTTTAAATGTACAGGTGATTACTGGAAAAATTGAAACTGTTGCTGTAGAGTCAACTGAACTTTTACCAAGTGAAAGAAAACCAGAGATTCCAAAGGTTTCTCTTGAGCTTGCAATCAAGGACCAGATTCCAACTACAAAGGAACATGACAGTGAAACactgtcagtctcatccacagaGCGCTCACCACCCAAAAGAAAGTCAAAGAGTCGTAAAGCTTCCTCAGAACTTATTAGTGCAGATTTGCCCGAGACTTCGAAAGAACCTCAACCTGTGGGTTCCACCAAGGAAGTTAAGATTACCACTTTGGAAAAGCCTGAAGCCCCACCAATAAGGAAAACTTCAAAGAGTCTTGTCAAGTTAATATCTACCACTGAAAGAGAGCCTGACGCAGAAAATGAATATACTAAGAGAGAGATTGACAGTGTGAAATCTACCACACCTACAGAAATGGTCACTGTGCAGACTGAACAAGTTACGGTGTATCTGAcgaagaaagaggaagagtcAGATAATCAGAGATCTCCTGTATCTCCAGAGGTTGCCACAGCAACAACAGAAATTACTGCTGTGAATAAAGGAAAGCTTTCACCACCCAAAAGACAGGCAAAGAGTCGTAAAGCTTCCTCAGAACTTATTAGTACAGATTTGCCTGAGACTTTGAAAGAACCTCAATCTGTGGGTTCCACCAAGGAAGCAAAGATTACCACTTTGGAAAAACCTGAATCCCCCCCAACAAGGAAAACTTCAAAGAGTCTTGTGAAGACCAaggagacagaaaatgaaacagaaagagaaaacgCAGCCTTACATTTACAGGTGATTGctagaaaaactgaaactgttgCTGTAGAGTCAACTGAACTTTCACCAAGTGAAAGAAAACCAGAGATTCCAAAGGTTTCTCTTGAGCTTGCAATCAAGGACCAGATTCCAACTCAAACGGAACATGACAGTGAAAGGCTGTCACTCTCATCTACAGAGCAAGTTACTGCTGTTGTTTTGGAAGACGTGTCTCCCACACAAACTGGAGGAAAATCAGATGATGTGGAATTTTCCATAGCTCCTGAGTCAGTCCCTACCATTGAAAGACAGCCTGATGCAGAAAATGAATATACTAAGGAAGAGCTTGACAATGTGACATCTACCACACCTTCAGAGGTGGTCACTGTGCAGACTCAACATGCTATGGTGGAACTgacaaagaaagaggaagagactGATAGCCAGAGATCTCCAGTATCTCCAGAGGTTGCCACAGCAACAACAGAAATTACTGCTATGAATAAAGGAAAGCTTTCACCACCCAAAAGAAAGTCAAAGAGTCGTAAAGCTTCCTCAGAACGTTTTAGTACGGATTTACCTGAGACCTTGAAAGAACCTGAATCTGTGGGTTTCCTCAAAGAAGCTAAGATTACCACTTTGGAAAAACCTGAATCACCCCCAACAAGGAAATCTTCAAAGAGTCTTGTAGAGTCCAAGAAaatagagaaagaaacagaaatggGAAACACAGCTTTAAATGTACAGGTGATtgctgaaaaaactgaaactgttgCTGTAGAGTCAACTGAACTTTCACCAAGTGAAAGAAAACCAGAGATTCCAAAAGTTTCTCTTGAGCTTGCAATCAAGGACCAGATTCCAACTACAAAGGAACATGACAGTGAAACactgtcagtctcatccacagaGCGCTCACCACCCAAAAGAAAGTCAAAGAGTCGTAAAGCTTCCTCAGAACTTATTAGTGCAGATTTGCCTGAGACTTTGAAAGAACCTCAATCTGTGGGTTCCATCAAGGAAGTTAAGATTACCACTCTGGAAAAACCTGAAGCTCCCCTAACACAGAAAACTTCAAAGAGTCTTGTGGAGTCTGAGGTCACAGAGAAAGAAACTGTAAGGGAAAACATAGCCTTACATTTACAGGTGATTACTAGAAAAACTGAAACTATTGCTGTAGAGTCAACTGAACTTTTACCAAGTGAAAGAAAACCAGAGATTCCAAAGGTTTCTCTTGAGCTTGCAATCAAGGACCAGATTCCAACTCAAACGGAACATGACAGTGAAAGGCTGTCACTCTCATCTACAGAGCAAGTTACTGCTGTTGCTTTGGAAGACGTGTCTCCCATACAAACTGGAGGAAAGTCAGATGATGTGGAATTTTCCATAGCTCCTGAGTCAGTCCCTACCATTGAAAGACAGCCTGATGCAGAAAATGAATATACTAAGGAAGAGCTTGACAATGTGACATCTACCACACCTTCAGAGGTGGTCACTGTGCAGACTCAACATGCTATGGTGGAACTgacaaagaaagaggaagagactGATAGCCAGAGATCTCCAGTATCTCCAGAGGTTGCCACAGCAACAACAGAAATTACTGCTATGAATAAAGGAAAGCTTTCACCACCCAAAAGAAAGTCAAAGAGTCGTAAAGCTTCCTCAGAACGTTTTTAA